Proteins from a genomic interval of Echeneis naucrates chromosome 21, fEcheNa1.1, whole genome shotgun sequence:
- the sp3a gene encoding transcription factor Sp3a isoform X2, translating to MTAPEQPMKPEDMAALEVDGGQSGFLQQEDGRSSQTSDPSVHLTGTDKWEVLTPTTTAKEESGMIQIQSQGILTSNGQYVLPLQNLQSQPIFVTSGTATSNANTVPNIQYQVIPQIQTADGQLSFSTSGVEGATLTQDATGQIQILPDGSQSLNVTSTANNIILNNNQNLISQTGSVQQIQGVSIGSPTFNNQGQVVANVPVGLPGNITFVPINSVDLDSLGLSGAQTIATGVTADGQLIMGNQAVEGSESQVKTDAHLSQTIPVSDSNTNPEIFVPTSSSQLHVPGNESGLMTQESSLSSVATEQANSSSGLQEGFIQQNQEQSVQVSSATPIIQLQQVPVQTTNGQVMQSVATSGQNLQNVQLINPGTFIIQAQTVTPSGQIQWQTFQVQGVQNLQNLQLPTTPPQQITLAPVQTLSLGSSPVSISTGQIPNLQTVTVNSVAQQEGDTDTPGDIHIKEEPDSGEWQLSTDSTLNTNDLSHLRVRLVDEEDQLGQEGKRLRRVACTCPNCKESGGRGSSMGKKKQHICHIAGCGKVYGKTSHLRAHLRWHSGERPFVCSWMFCGKRFTRSDELQRHRRTHTGEKKFVCPECSKRFMRSDHLAKHIKTHQNKKGVNSGSSVVASMESAGSSDSIITTAGGTTLILTNIQQGSSAAQDILANAEIPLQLVTTVAASEVME from the exons ATGACTG CTCCTGAACAGCCGATGAAACCAGAGGATATGGCTGCCTTGGAAGTGGACGGCGGTCAAAGCGGCTTTCTGCAGCAGGAGGACGGCAGGAGCAGCCAG aCATCTGATCCATCTGTTCACCTTACTGGGACTGATAAATGGGAGGTGTTAACACCTACGACAACAGCAAAAGAGGAATCTGGAATGATACAGATCCAAAGTCAAGGAATATTAACATCAAATGGACAGTATGTTCTTCCTCTTCAGAACTTACAAAGTCAGCCAATCTTTGTGACATCAGGAACGGCCACCTCCAATGCCAATACAGTGCCTAATATTCAGTACCAAGTTATCCCTCAGATCCAAACAGCAGATGGACAGTTGAGTTTCTCCACGTCTGGCGTGGAAGGAGCAACGCTGACTCAGGATGCCACAGGACAGATTCAGATATTGCCAGATGGAAGCCAGAGTCTCAATGTCACATCAACTGCAAATAACATAATACTTAATAACAACCAGAACCTCATATCACAGACTGGCAGTGTCCAGCAGATCCAGGGGGTTTCTATTGGCAGCCCCACCTTCAACAACCAGGGTCAGGTTGTTGCTAATGTGCCTGTGGGTTTGCCTGGGAACATTACTTTTGTTCCTATTAACAGTGTGGACTTGGACTCCCTGGGCTTATCTGGAGCTCAGACTATAGCAACAGGGGTCACTGCTGATGGCCAGCTAATTATGGGAAATCAGGCTGTTGAGGGCTCAGAGAGTCAGGTGAAGACTGATGCTCACCTCTCACAGACAATACCAGTCAGTGACTCCAATACAAATCCGGAGATTTTTGTGCCAActtcttcctctcagctgcaCGTTCCAGGAAATGAATCAGGTCTGATGACGCAAGAGTCTTCATTGTCATCAGTGGCTACAGAACAAGCTAACTCCAGTTCTGGTCTCCAAGAAGGCTTCATCCAGCAAAATCAGGAGCAGAGTGTCCAGGTGTCCTCAGCCACACCCATAATCCAGCTACAGCAGGTGCCCGTTCAGACCACCAACGGTCAGGTGATGCAGTCGGTGGCAACAAGCGGGCAGAACCTGCAAAACGTGCAGCTGATCAACCCGGGAACCTTCATCATCCAAGCCCAGACAGTCACACCATCAGGCCAGATTCAATGGCAGACATTTCAGGTGCAGGGAGTGCAGAACCTGCAGAACCTTCAGCTGCCCACCACTCCACCACAGCAGATCACCCTGGCTCCAGTCCAGACCCTGTCCCTGGGGTCcagtccagtcagcatcagcaCAGGACAGATCCCCAACCTTCAAACAGTGACGGTCAACTCAGTGGCCCAACAGGAGGGAGACACGGACACCCCTGGTG ACATTCACATAAAGGAAGAGCCAGACTCTGGAGAGTGGCAGCTGAGCACCGACTCCACTTTAAACACCAACGATTTGTCCCACCTTCGTGTCAGGCTAGTGGATGAGGAGGATCAGTTGGGCCAGGAGGGCAAGAGGCTGCGCAGAGTAGCATGTACTTGCCCCAACTGTAAAGAGTCGGGGGGAAG aGGATCCAGCATGGggaaaaagaagcagcacatCTGCCACATCGCAGGCTGCGGGAAAGTATATGGGAAGACATCGCACCTGCGAGCACACCTGCGCTGGCATTCAGGGGAGCGACCTTTTGTTTGCAgctggatgttctgtgggaAGAGGTTTACACGCAGTGatgagctgcagagacacaggcgaacacacacag gagaaaaaaagtttgtctGCCCAGAATGTTCCAAGCGCTTCATGCGGAGCGACCACCTGGCAAAGCACATTAAAACTCATCAGAACAAAAAAGGTGTGAACTCCGGCAGCTCAGTGGTGGCCTCAATGGAATCTGCGGGGTCCTCAGACAGTATCATCACCACGGCAGGCGGGACCACCCTCATCCTCACCAACATCCAGCAGGGCTCCAGCGCCGCCCAGGACATCCTGGCCAATGCAGAGATCCCTCTCCAGCTCGTCACCACAGTAGCAGCCAGTGAAGTCATGGAGTGA
- the sp3a gene encoding transcription factor Sp3a isoform X1: protein MTAPEQPMKPEDMAALEVDGGQSGFLQQEDGRSSQDTQPSPLDLLATTCTKVGSPSSEVDRGAATDVTSDPSVHLTGTDKWEVLTPTTTAKEESGMIQIQSQGILTSNGQYVLPLQNLQSQPIFVTSGTATSNANTVPNIQYQVIPQIQTADGQLSFSTSGVEGATLTQDATGQIQILPDGSQSLNVTSTANNIILNNNQNLISQTGSVQQIQGVSIGSPTFNNQGQVVANVPVGLPGNITFVPINSVDLDSLGLSGAQTIATGVTADGQLIMGNQAVEGSESQVKTDAHLSQTIPVSDSNTNPEIFVPTSSSQLHVPGNESGLMTQESSLSSVATEQANSSSGLQEGFIQQNQEQSVQVSSATPIIQLQQVPVQTTNGQVMQSVATSGQNLQNVQLINPGTFIIQAQTVTPSGQIQWQTFQVQGVQNLQNLQLPTTPPQQITLAPVQTLSLGSSPVSISTGQIPNLQTVTVNSVAQQEGDTDTPGDIHIKEEPDSGEWQLSTDSTLNTNDLSHLRVRLVDEEDQLGQEGKRLRRVACTCPNCKESGGRGSSMGKKKQHICHIAGCGKVYGKTSHLRAHLRWHSGERPFVCSWMFCGKRFTRSDELQRHRRTHTGEKKFVCPECSKRFMRSDHLAKHIKTHQNKKGVNSGSSVVASMESAGSSDSIITTAGGTTLILTNIQQGSSAAQDILANAEIPLQLVTTVAASEVME, encoded by the exons ATGACTG CTCCTGAACAGCCGATGAAACCAGAGGATATGGCTGCCTTGGAAGTGGACGGCGGTCAAAGCGGCTTTCTGCAGCAGGAGGACGGCAGGAGCAGCCAG GACACTCAGCCGTCACCCCTTGACCTGCTAGCAACCACCTGCACTAAGGTTGGGTCACCGTCgtcagaggtggacagaggTGCTGCCACCGATGTG aCATCTGATCCATCTGTTCACCTTACTGGGACTGATAAATGGGAGGTGTTAACACCTACGACAACAGCAAAAGAGGAATCTGGAATGATACAGATCCAAAGTCAAGGAATATTAACATCAAATGGACAGTATGTTCTTCCTCTTCAGAACTTACAAAGTCAGCCAATCTTTGTGACATCAGGAACGGCCACCTCCAATGCCAATACAGTGCCTAATATTCAGTACCAAGTTATCCCTCAGATCCAAACAGCAGATGGACAGTTGAGTTTCTCCACGTCTGGCGTGGAAGGAGCAACGCTGACTCAGGATGCCACAGGACAGATTCAGATATTGCCAGATGGAAGCCAGAGTCTCAATGTCACATCAACTGCAAATAACATAATACTTAATAACAACCAGAACCTCATATCACAGACTGGCAGTGTCCAGCAGATCCAGGGGGTTTCTATTGGCAGCCCCACCTTCAACAACCAGGGTCAGGTTGTTGCTAATGTGCCTGTGGGTTTGCCTGGGAACATTACTTTTGTTCCTATTAACAGTGTGGACTTGGACTCCCTGGGCTTATCTGGAGCTCAGACTATAGCAACAGGGGTCACTGCTGATGGCCAGCTAATTATGGGAAATCAGGCTGTTGAGGGCTCAGAGAGTCAGGTGAAGACTGATGCTCACCTCTCACAGACAATACCAGTCAGTGACTCCAATACAAATCCGGAGATTTTTGTGCCAActtcttcctctcagctgcaCGTTCCAGGAAATGAATCAGGTCTGATGACGCAAGAGTCTTCATTGTCATCAGTGGCTACAGAACAAGCTAACTCCAGTTCTGGTCTCCAAGAAGGCTTCATCCAGCAAAATCAGGAGCAGAGTGTCCAGGTGTCCTCAGCCACACCCATAATCCAGCTACAGCAGGTGCCCGTTCAGACCACCAACGGTCAGGTGATGCAGTCGGTGGCAACAAGCGGGCAGAACCTGCAAAACGTGCAGCTGATCAACCCGGGAACCTTCATCATCCAAGCCCAGACAGTCACACCATCAGGCCAGATTCAATGGCAGACATTTCAGGTGCAGGGAGTGCAGAACCTGCAGAACCTTCAGCTGCCCACCACTCCACCACAGCAGATCACCCTGGCTCCAGTCCAGACCCTGTCCCTGGGGTCcagtccagtcagcatcagcaCAGGACAGATCCCCAACCTTCAAACAGTGACGGTCAACTCAGTGGCCCAACAGGAGGGAGACACGGACACCCCTGGTG ACATTCACATAAAGGAAGAGCCAGACTCTGGAGAGTGGCAGCTGAGCACCGACTCCACTTTAAACACCAACGATTTGTCCCACCTTCGTGTCAGGCTAGTGGATGAGGAGGATCAGTTGGGCCAGGAGGGCAAGAGGCTGCGCAGAGTAGCATGTACTTGCCCCAACTGTAAAGAGTCGGGGGGAAG aGGATCCAGCATGGggaaaaagaagcagcacatCTGCCACATCGCAGGCTGCGGGAAAGTATATGGGAAGACATCGCACCTGCGAGCACACCTGCGCTGGCATTCAGGGGAGCGACCTTTTGTTTGCAgctggatgttctgtgggaAGAGGTTTACACGCAGTGatgagctgcagagacacaggcgaacacacacag gagaaaaaaagtttgtctGCCCAGAATGTTCCAAGCGCTTCATGCGGAGCGACCACCTGGCAAAGCACATTAAAACTCATCAGAACAAAAAAGGTGTGAACTCCGGCAGCTCAGTGGTGGCCTCAATGGAATCTGCGGGGTCCTCAGACAGTATCATCACCACGGCAGGCGGGACCACCCTCATCCTCACCAACATCCAGCAGGGCTCCAGCGCCGCCCAGGACATCCTGGCCAATGCAGAGATCCCTCTCCAGCTCGTCACCACAGTAGCAGCCAGTGAAGTCATGGAGTGA